A single window of Lysobacter oculi DNA harbors:
- a CDS encoding Spx/MgsR family RNA polymerase-binding regulatory protein — protein sequence MTTLHGLKNCDTCRKAQNWLKRFDIPYQFVDVREAPPSPDTLLAWKEAVGGWDALVNKSSTTWRQLPPNRKTPGSDAEWKLLLREHPALIKRPLVVMDDGRVSQGFSDNGFKKLFGVG from the coding sequence ATGACCACGCTGCATGGCCTGAAGAACTGCGACACCTGCCGCAAGGCGCAGAACTGGCTGAAACGCTTCGACATTCCCTATCAATTTGTCGATGTGCGCGAGGCACCCCCTTCGCCCGACACCCTGCTGGCGTGGAAGGAGGCGGTCGGCGGTTGGGATGCGCTGGTCAACAAGTCATCGACCACCTGGCGGCAGTTGCCGCCGAACCGGAAGACGCCGGGCAGCGATGCCGAATGGAAGCTGCTGCTGCGCGAACATCCCGCGCTGATCAAGCGCCCGCTGGTGGTGATGGACGATGGCCGCGTCAGCCAGGGCTTCAGCGACAACGGTTTCAAAAAGCTGTTCGGAGTCGGGTGA
- the dapE gene encoding succinyl-diaminopimelate desuccinylase has translation MSDVLDLTRELIARPSVTPDDAGCQALIGERLQRAGFDIEQLRFGDVDNLWATHGEGGPVLVLLGHTDVVPPGPLDAWASDPFTPEIRDGVLYGRGAADMKGSVAAFVVALEQFVAAHPDHVGTVALLLTSDEEGDAIDGVRKVADLFRERGQRIDWCITGEPSSKQTLGDLLRVGRRGSLSARLTVNGVQGHVAYPEKARNPIHQALPALAELAARRWDEGYETFPPTSLQITDVHAGNHANNVIPGALEVLFNLRYNPHWDAAKLEAACEDILRAHGLDYRIHWHRSGEPFYTAEGPLRAAAREVLAAISGDVPEESTGGGTSDARFIAPLGAECIEIGPVNASIHKVDEHVRVVDLEALPALYRALCERLLAR, from the coding sequence ATGAGCGACGTCCTCGACCTCACCCGCGAACTGATCGCGCGGCCCTCGGTCACGCCGGACGATGCCGGTTGCCAGGCCTTGATCGGCGAGCGCCTGCAACGCGCCGGTTTCGACATCGAACAGCTGCGCTTTGGCGATGTGGACAACCTCTGGGCCACGCATGGCGAAGGCGGGCCGGTGCTGGTGCTGCTCGGCCATACCGATGTGGTGCCGCCGGGCCCGCTGGACGCATGGGCGAGCGATCCGTTCACGCCGGAGATCCGCGATGGCGTGCTCTACGGGCGCGGCGCGGCGGACATGAAAGGCAGCGTGGCGGCCTTCGTGGTGGCGCTGGAACAGTTCGTCGCCGCGCATCCGGATCACGTGGGCACCGTCGCGTTGCTGCTGACCTCCGATGAGGAAGGCGATGCGATCGACGGCGTGCGCAAGGTGGCCGATCTGTTCCGCGAGCGCGGTCAGCGTATCGACTGGTGCATCACCGGCGAGCCCTCGTCGAAGCAGACCCTCGGCGACCTGCTGCGCGTCGGGCGTCGCGGTTCGCTGTCGGCGAGGCTCACGGTGAACGGTGTGCAGGGCCATGTCGCGTATCCGGAGAAAGCGCGCAATCCGATCCACCAGGCCCTGCCTGCATTGGCGGAACTCGCCGCGCGGCGCTGGGACGAGGGTTACGAAACCTTCCCGCCCACCTCGCTGCAGATCACCGACGTCCACGCCGGCAACCACGCCAACAACGTGATTCCCGGCGCGCTCGAAGTGCTGTTCAACCTGCGCTACAACCCGCATTGGGATGCGGCGAAGCTGGAAGCCGCCTGCGAAGACATCCTGCGCGCGCATGGACTGGACTACCGCATCCACTGGCATCGCAGCGGCGAGCCGTTCTACACCGCCGAAGGCCCGTTGCGTGCCGCCGCGCGCGAGGTACTGGCGGCGATCTCCGGCGATGTGCCGGAGGAAAGCACCGGCGGCGGTACCTCCGATGCGCGCTTCATCGCGCCGCTGGGGGCGGAGTGCATCGAGATCGGGCCGGTCAACGCCAGCATCCACAAGGTGGACGAGCATGTGCGCGTGGTGGACCTGGAAGCGTTGCCGGCGCTGTATCGCGCACTCTGCGAGCGATTGCTGGCCCGCTAG
- the rpsB gene encoding 30S ribosomal protein S2 — MPQITMRQMLEAGVHFGHQTRYWNPKMGPYIFGARGKIHIINLEKTVPLFNDAMNFLSKIAQKRGVVLFVGTKRSARDAIKDEAERCGMPFMTQRWLGGTLTNFATVKKSVSRLKELESAETDGTFQKLVKHEVLGLRRERDKLEASLGGIKDMNRLPDALFVIDIGHEDIAIKEAKTLGIPVVAVVDTNYDPALVDYAIPGNDDAIRAVQLYARAAADAVLEGKAAAPNAASVGEEDFAEGAKPARKAPAKKAAPAAAAGGTASDAAEGEAAVQADAEAAAATPGDATEA, encoded by the coding sequence ATGCCCCAGATCACCATGCGCCAGATGCTGGAAGCCGGCGTCCATTTCGGCCACCAGACCCGCTACTGGAACCCCAAGATGGGCCCGTACATCTTCGGTGCCCGCGGCAAGATCCACATCATCAACCTCGAGAAGACCGTCCCGCTGTTCAACGACGCGATGAACTTCCTCTCGAAGATCGCCCAGAAGCGCGGCGTCGTGCTGTTCGTCGGCACCAAGCGCAGCGCGCGCGATGCCATCAAGGACGAAGCCGAGCGTTGCGGCATGCCGTTCATGACCCAGCGCTGGCTGGGCGGCACCCTGACCAACTTCGCCACCGTGAAGAAGTCCGTCAGCCGCCTGAAGGAGCTGGAATCGGCCGAAACCGACGGCACCTTCCAGAAGCTGGTCAAGCACGAAGTGCTGGGCCTGCGCCGCGAGCGCGACAAGCTTGAAGCCAGCCTCGGCGGCATCAAGGACATGAACCGCCTGCCCGACGCGCTGTTCGTGATCGACATCGGCCACGAAGACATCGCCATCAAGGAAGCCAAGACCCTCGGCATCCCGGTGGTCGCCGTGGTCGACACCAACTACGACCCGGCCCTGGTCGACTACGCCATCCCGGGCAACGACGACGCCATTCGCGCCGTGCAGCTGTACGCCCGTGCCGCCGCCGACGCCGTGCTGGAAGGCAAGGCCGCCGCGCCGAACGCCGCTTCGGTGGGCGAGGAAGATTTCGCCGAAGGCGCCAAGCCGGCCCGCAAGGCCCCGGCCAAGAAGGCCGCCCCGGCTGCTGCCGCCGGCGGTACCGCCAGCGACGCCGCCGAGGGCGAAGCCGCGGTCCAGGCCGATGCCGAAGCCGCCGCCGCGACTCCCGGCGACGCCACCGAGGCCTGA
- the map gene encoding type I methionyl aminopeptidase, which yields MSITIKTREEIERMREAGRLAAEVLDLMTEHVRPGISTEELDRIAHEHIVKVQGTIPANVGYRGFPKTLCTSVNNVICHGIPSESKVLKDGDIVNIDVTVIKDGWHGDTSRMYYAGTPSVMAKRLVDTTYEAMWRGIRQVRPGATLGHVGQAIQEFVEAQRFSVVREYCGHGIGRIYHEDPQVLHYGRAGEGLVLKPGMTFTIEPMVNEGARHSKLLPDGWTVVTKDRKLSAQWEHMIAVTEDGFDVLTLSAGSPPPPAA from the coding sequence ATGAGCATCACCATCAAGACCCGCGAAGAAATCGAACGGATGCGCGAGGCCGGCCGCCTCGCCGCCGAAGTCCTCGACCTGATGACCGAGCACGTGCGCCCCGGCATCAGCACCGAGGAGCTGGACCGCATCGCCCACGAGCACATCGTCAAGGTGCAGGGGACCATCCCGGCCAATGTCGGCTACCGCGGCTTCCCCAAGACGCTGTGCACCTCGGTCAACAACGTCATCTGCCACGGCATCCCGAGCGAATCGAAGGTGTTGAAGGACGGCGACATCGTCAACATCGACGTCACCGTCATCAAGGACGGCTGGCACGGCGACACCAGCCGCATGTACTACGCGGGCACGCCGTCGGTCATGGCGAAGCGGCTCGTGGACACCACTTACGAGGCGATGTGGCGCGGCATCCGCCAGGTGCGTCCGGGCGCGACGCTCGGCCACGTCGGCCAGGCCATCCAGGAGTTCGTCGAAGCGCAGCGTTTCAGCGTGGTGCGCGAATACTGCGGCCACGGCATCGGCCGCATCTACCACGAAGACCCGCAGGTGCTGCATTACGGCCGCGCAGGCGAAGGCCTGGTGCTGAAGCCCGGCATGACCTTCACCATCGAGCCGATGGTCAACGAGGGCGCGCGCCATTCCAAGCTGCTGCCCGATGGCTGGACCGTGGTCACCAAGGACCGCAAGTTGTCCGCCCAGTGGGAGCACATGATCGCCGTCACCGAAGACGGTTTCGACGTGCTCACGCTTTCCGCCGGTTCTCCGCCGCCGCCCGCGGCGTGA
- a CDS encoding peroxiredoxin family protein, whose product MRLTAQTPAPQCLLFDIRGQRVQLGGATGRPALVSFFRDAACPFCNFRIYEFTRHHDALSKQGLDVVAVFTSDVAAVKRFVARTPRPFAVIADPSGNAHQAYRIEQSLRGKLKATLTRIPTLLRGLRFVGLHGLNTTNILPADFLVDGQGNIVEAWYGRDAGDHIPLARVHAWLGQAALPQAQAA is encoded by the coding sequence ATGCGACTGACCGCGCAGACACCCGCTCCCCAATGCCTGTTGTTCGACATCCGCGGTCAGCGCGTGCAGCTGGGCGGTGCCACCGGACGGCCCGCGCTGGTCAGCTTCTTCCGCGACGCCGCCTGCCCGTTCTGCAACTTCCGCATCTACGAATTCACCCGGCACCACGATGCGCTGTCGAAGCAGGGGCTGGATGTCGTCGCGGTGTTCACGTCGGATGTCGCAGCGGTGAAGCGCTTCGTCGCCCGCACGCCGCGACCCTTCGCGGTGATCGCCGACCCCAGCGGCAACGCGCACCAGGCCTACCGCATCGAGCAGTCGTTGCGCGGCAAGCTGAAGGCGACCCTGACCCGCATCCCCACGTTGCTGCGCGGTCTACGCTTCGTCGGCCTGCACGGCCTCAATACGACCAACATCCTGCCTGCTGATTTCCTTGTCGATGGTCAGGGCAACATCGTCGAAGCCTGGTACGGCCGCGATGCCGGCGACCACATCCCGCTGGCGCGCGTGCATGCGTGGCTTGGGCAGGCAGCGCTGCCGCAGGCGCAAGCCGCCTAG
- a CDS encoding DUF2231 domain-containing protein, whose protein sequence is MEGRHPLHPALVHFPVACWSLGTLADFASLHFGGDAARLCGVLLLAGTGIALPAAAAGLYEFTRIPAGSPAMRTAWIHMGAMLTAFVLYASSLLLRVNHLHEPQVGAWPLALDVAGFIALTVGGWQGGRLVYHHGTGTRAPCD, encoded by the coding sequence ATGGAAGGCCGCCATCCCCTGCATCCGGCGCTGGTGCATTTCCCGGTCGCGTGCTGGTCGCTGGGCACGCTGGCGGATTTCGCCAGCCTGCATTTCGGTGGCGATGCGGCACGGCTGTGTGGCGTGCTGCTGCTCGCCGGCACCGGCATCGCGTTGCCCGCGGCGGCGGCCGGGCTGTACGAGTTCACGCGCATTCCCGCCGGCAGCCCGGCCATGCGCACGGCATGGATACACATGGGCGCGATGCTCACCGCGTTCGTGCTCTACGCCAGCAGCCTGCTGCTGCGCGTCAACCATCTGCATGAGCCGCAGGTCGGCGCGTGGCCGCTCGCGCTGGATGTCGCGGGCTTCATCGCGCTCACTGTCGGCGGCTGGCAGGGCGGCCGCCTCGTCTACCACCACGGCACAGGAACCCGCGCGCCATGCGACTGA
- the dapD gene encoding 2,3,4,5-tetrahydropyridine-2,6-dicarboxylate N-succinyltransferase yields MTDAPHAALRSRIETAFERRAELDAASLAALHPDVEAAIDLLESGAARVAEPVDGGWQVNEWLKKAVLLYFRTHDMQVMAGVPAPYWDKIPLRFDGYDTDAFKRDGVRVVPGTVARRGCHIGRDVVLMPSFVNIGAHVGEGTMVDTWATVGSCAQVGKHCHISGGAGIGGVLEPLQASPTIIEDHCFIGARSEVVEGVIVGHHSVIGMGVFLGQSTRIYNRETKEISYGVVPPGSVVVSGSLPAADGSHSLYCAVIVKQVDEKTRSKTSVNDLLRGLAS; encoded by the coding sequence ATGACCGACGCCCCCCACGCCGCACTCCGCAGCCGCATCGAAACCGCCTTCGAGCGCCGCGCCGAACTGGACGCCGCATCGCTGGCCGCGCTGCATCCCGATGTCGAGGCGGCCATCGACCTGCTGGAATCCGGCGCCGCACGCGTGGCCGAACCGGTGGACGGCGGCTGGCAGGTCAACGAATGGCTGAAGAAGGCGGTGCTGCTGTACTTCCGCACCCACGACATGCAGGTGATGGCCGGTGTGCCGGCGCCGTACTGGGACAAGATCCCGCTGCGTTTCGACGGCTACGACACCGATGCGTTCAAGCGCGACGGTGTGCGCGTGGTGCCGGGCACGGTGGCGCGCCGTGGCTGCCACATCGGCCGCGACGTGGTGCTGATGCCGAGCTTCGTCAACATCGGCGCGCACGTGGGCGAGGGCACGATGGTCGATACCTGGGCCACCGTCGGCAGCTGCGCGCAGGTCGGAAAGCACTGCCACATCAGCGGCGGCGCGGGCATCGGCGGCGTGCTGGAACCGCTGCAGGCTTCGCCCACCATCATCGAGGACCACTGCTTCATCGGTGCCCGTTCGGAGGTGGTGGAAGGCGTCATCGTCGGCCACCACAGCGTGATCGGCATGGGCGTGTTCCTGGGCCAGTCCACCCGCATCTACAACCGCGAAACGAAGGAAATCAGCTACGGCGTGGTGCCGCCGGGCAGCGTGGTGGTCAGCGGTTCGCTGCCGGCCGCCGATGGCTCGCATTCGCTGTACTGCGCGGTGATCGTCAAGCAGGTGGACGAGAAGACCCGCAGCAAGACCTCGGTCAACGACCTGCTGCGCGGATTGGCCAGCTGA
- the glnD gene encoding [protein-PII] uridylyltransferase yields MQAWAASARARLAALDAALATRFDEGEAAYRLSRARSDGIDALILEAWAQCMPVDAALSLFAVGGYGRRSLYPQSDVDLLVMGDEAAQQGHGEAISAFIAMLWDAGVQVSHAVRSLTATREAAAVDIATQTALMDARWMTGEAGAEAALLGAIAPEANWPPRDYYLAKREELRRRHARFGDTADNLEPNIKEGPGGLRDLQTLRWMAMRVYGIGGLAALEAMGKIGHDERETMLRAASELQQLRWGLHLVAGKREERLRFDYQRLLAARLNGLEDAGNGDVERMMQGFYRSAALVLRIGERLLQRFEEELEGEAAPQPLGEGFELRGRWLAATDPAWPHGDAAQVFALFSTWAELPEATGLHSGTARALAEALPQVPAFHDADDALRARFMQLLQHPHAVQTLKRMSQLGLLARWIPAFARVTGRMQFDLFHVYTVDQHTLALLGNFALFQQGADTERFSMAHEVWPRLRRPELLLLAGLFHDIAKGRGGDHSELGAVDAREFCLAHGLSEGDTELVAWLVLKHLLMSVTAQKQDIADPEVVQRFAETVADREHLDHLYLLTCADIAATSPKLWNAWKDRLLADLYVATRLALRRGLENPVAAAERIAETRASTRELLRAHGVTETQADALFLTMPEESFLRGHPDQVAWQAGVLARDVDADLHVAARALAGDEAGVLEVFVRSPDRDGLFAAIVATLDRAGLAIQQARLLHGPGGSVFDTFQCMPIDPQRPALAAQVEQRLRDALSKADLSEVRPPRRTQPRHLQHFRIRPQVAFVDADHGRRTLMSLVCTDRPGLLADVAQTLRAHRLRVHDARIATFGERAEDVFQITDERDLPLDEPRQHALREALLASNSGEHPP; encoded by the coding sequence ATGCAGGCGTGGGCCGCATCGGCGCGTGCGCGTCTGGCCGCGCTGGATGCGGCGCTGGCCACCCGGTTCGATGAGGGCGAGGCCGCCTACCGCTTGTCGCGGGCGCGTTCGGATGGCATCGATGCGCTGATCCTCGAAGCCTGGGCGCAGTGCATGCCCGTCGATGCCGCGTTGTCGCTGTTCGCCGTCGGTGGCTACGGGCGTCGCAGCCTGTATCCGCAGTCCGATGTCGATCTGCTGGTGATGGGCGACGAGGCCGCGCAACAGGGCCATGGCGAAGCGATTTCCGCGTTCATCGCGATGTTGTGGGATGCCGGCGTGCAGGTCTCGCACGCGGTGCGCTCGTTGACCGCGACCCGTGAGGCCGCCGCTGTCGACATCGCTACCCAGACCGCGTTGATGGACGCGCGCTGGATGACAGGCGAAGCGGGTGCGGAAGCCGCCTTGCTCGGTGCCATCGCCCCCGAGGCCAACTGGCCGCCGCGCGACTACTACCTGGCCAAGCGCGAGGAACTGCGCCGCCGCCACGCCCGTTTCGGCGACACCGCCGACAACCTGGAACCCAACATCAAGGAAGGCCCGGGCGGCCTGCGTGACCTGCAGACGCTGCGCTGGATGGCGATGCGCGTGTACGGCATCGGCGGGCTGGCCGCGCTGGAGGCGATGGGCAAGATCGGCCACGACGAGCGCGAGACCATGCTGCGCGCCGCCAGCGAACTGCAGCAGTTGCGCTGGGGCCTGCACCTGGTTGCCGGCAAGCGCGAGGAGCGCCTGCGCTTCGATTACCAGCGCCTGCTGGCGGCCCGCCTCAACGGTCTGGAGGATGCCGGCAACGGCGATGTCGAGCGGATGATGCAGGGCTTCTACCGCAGCGCCGCGCTGGTGCTGCGGATCGGCGAGCGCCTGCTGCAACGCTTCGAGGAGGAGTTGGAAGGCGAGGCCGCGCCGCAACCGCTGGGCGAGGGCTTCGAGCTGCGCGGGCGCTGGCTGGCGGCGACTGATCCGGCCTGGCCGCATGGCGATGCCGCGCAGGTGTTCGCGCTGTTCTCCACCTGGGCCGAACTGCCCGAGGCCACCGGCCTGCATTCCGGCACGGCGCGCGCGCTGGCCGAAGCGCTGCCGCAGGTGCCGGCCTTCCATGACGCCGACGACGCCCTGCGTGCCCGTTTCATGCAGCTGCTGCAGCATCCCCATGCCGTGCAGACCTTGAAGCGGATGTCGCAGCTGGGCCTGCTGGCGCGCTGGATTCCCGCGTTCGCGCGGGTGACCGGGCGCATGCAGTTCGACCTCTTCCATGTCTATACCGTCGACCAGCACACGCTGGCGCTGCTCGGCAATTTCGCGCTGTTCCAGCAGGGCGCGGACACCGAACGCTTCTCGATGGCGCACGAAGTCTGGCCGCGCCTGCGCCGTCCCGAGCTGCTGTTGCTGGCCGGCCTGTTCCATGACATCGCCAAGGGTCGCGGCGGCGATCATTCCGAACTCGGTGCGGTCGATGCGCGCGAGTTCTGCCTCGCGCACGGGCTGTCCGAGGGCGACACCGAACTGGTCGCGTGGCTGGTGCTCAAGCACCTGCTGATGTCGGTGACCGCGCAGAAACAGGACATCGCCGACCCCGAGGTCGTGCAGCGTTTCGCCGAGACCGTCGCCGACCGCGAGCATCTGGACCATCTCTATCTGCTGACCTGCGCCGACATCGCCGCTACCTCGCCCAAGCTGTGGAATGCGTGGAAGGACCGGCTGCTGGCCGATCTCTACGTCGCCACGCGGCTGGCGCTGCGACGCGGGCTGGAAAACCCGGTGGCCGCCGCCGAGCGCATCGCCGAGACACGCGCGAGCACCCGCGAGCTGCTGCGCGCGCATGGCGTGACCGAGACCCAGGCCGACGCGCTGTTCCTGACCATGCCGGAGGAAAGTTTCCTGCGCGGGCATCCCGACCAGGTCGCGTGGCAGGCCGGCGTGCTGGCGCGGGATGTCGATGCCGACTTGCATGTCGCCGCACGCGCGCTGGCCGGTGACGAGGCCGGCGTGCTGGAAGTCTTCGTGCGTTCGCCCGACCGCGACGGCCTGTTCGCCGCCATCGTCGCCACGCTCGACCGCGCCGGACTGGCGATCCAGCAGGCGCGGCTGCTGCACGGGCCGGGCGGAAGCGTCTTCGACACCTTCCAGTGCATGCCCATCGACCCGCAGCGCCCCGCCTTGGCCGCGCAGGTGGAGCAGCGCCTGCGCGATGCCCTGTCCAAGGCCGACCTGTCCGAGGTGCGCCCGCCGCGCCGCACCCAGCCGCGCCACCTGCAGCATTTCCGCATCCGCCCGCAGGTGGCGTTTGTCGATGCCGACCACGGACGCCGCACGCTGATGAGCCTGGTCTGCACCGACCGGCCCGGCCTGCTGGCCGATGTCGCGCAGACCCTGCGTGCGCATCGCCTGCGCGTGCACGATGCGCGCATCGCCACCTTCGGCGAGCGCGCCGAAGACGTCTTCCAGATCACCGACGAGCGCGACCTGCCGCTCGACGAACCCCGCCAACACGCCCTGCGCGAAGCCCTGCTCGCCAGCAATTCCGGAGAACACCCGCCATGA
- the tsf gene encoding translation elongation factor Ts yields MADITASMVKELRERTGAGMMECKKALTENNGDIEAAADWLRKTGLAKADKKADRVAAEGKIGMAQAAGKAVLVEVNSETDFVAKDANFTGFVDAVAQAALNATDIEALKNEKIGDDTVEATRAAVIAKVGENVQLRRMARIDGDNTIAAYVHGGRIGVLVELKGGNEELARGIAMHIAAMNPPYISPAHVPAEFVEREKEIALAQVKDSGKPAEILEKMISGKIAKTVSEVTLTGQPYVLNTDQTVEAALKAGGAEVVRFERLAVGEGIEKVKEDYAAEVAKAMQV; encoded by the coding sequence ATGGCTGACATCACCGCATCCATGGTCAAGGAACTGCGCGAGCGCACCGGCGCCGGCATGATGGAGTGCAAGAAGGCGCTCACCGAGAACAACGGCGACATCGAAGCCGCGGCCGACTGGCTGCGCAAGACCGGCCTGGCCAAGGCCGACAAGAAGGCCGACCGCGTCGCCGCCGAAGGCAAGATCGGCATGGCGCAGGCCGCCGGCAAGGCCGTGCTGGTCGAAGTGAACTCCGAGACCGACTTCGTCGCCAAGGACGCCAACTTCACCGGCTTCGTCGATGCCGTGGCCCAGGCCGCGCTCAACGCCACCGACATCGAGGCGCTGAAGAACGAGAAGATCGGCGACGACACCGTCGAAGCCACCCGCGCCGCCGTCATCGCCAAGGTCGGCGAGAACGTGCAGCTGCGCCGCATGGCCCGCATCGACGGCGATAACACCATCGCCGCCTACGTCCACGGCGGCCGCATCGGCGTGCTGGTCGAGCTGAAGGGTGGCAACGAAGAGCTGGCCCGCGGCATCGCCATGCACATCGCCGCGATGAACCCGCCCTACATCTCGCCCGCCCACGTGCCGGCCGAGTTCGTCGAGCGCGAGAAGGAAATCGCCCTGGCCCAGGTCAAGGACTCGGGCAAGCCGGCCGAGATCCTGGAGAAGATGATCTCCGGCAAGATCGCCAAGACGGTGAGCGAAGTCACCCTGACCGGCCAGCCCTACGTCCTGAACACCGACCAGACCGTCGAGGCCGCGCTGAAGGCCGGCGGCGCCGAAGTGGTCCGCTTCGAGCGCCTCGCCGTCGGCGAAGGCATCGAGAAGGTGAAGGAAGACTATGCCGCCGAAGTCGCCAAGGCGATGCAGGTCTGA
- a CDS encoding CocE/NonD family hydrolase, with amino-acid sequence MPVGSSFRRAALPLALSLVVAACAQQPTRTTAPEAPKAAAATQAPAAASSPEMRAFLEQVRERSAYIKAHYGKAEYDIAMRDGIKLHTVVYTPKDAGAGKTYPILMQRTPYACGPYGEGAYEDTLGPTADYEKDGFIFVCQDVRGKYMSEGEYVNMRPVEGKVNDNTDAWDTVDWMVKNLPGNSGKVGQMGISYPGYYSAVSAIDTHPALVAISPQAPIANWFLGDDMHRNGAFTLNMAYGFFHGMGFGYPRPKPTADSPRRYDFGTPDGYDYYLRLGGLSNAPKRFREPVAFWDDVVNHPNYDAFWQARDLPSKMKNVRAAVMIVGGWFDTEDLYGPLHLYQAIEKNNPGIQNTLVMGPWTHGGWSRGKGERVGDAEFGRETSLDYRPVEYAFFRQHLKGEGDANLPEAWMFRTGANQWERYASWPPKHLDMRTLYFQPQGGLRFDAKPVAAKGFAEYVSDPAKPVPYTTEIMTGWSRDYIAADQRFAASRPDVLVYQTEPLPEDTTIAGPIKAKLWVSTTGTDADFVVKLIDVYPDDLPTSAEDRAAGRKPRGGLQQLVRGEPMRARFRNSFEKPEPMVPGRPTAVDYQLNDVLHTFKKGHRIMVQVQSSWFPFIDRNPQKYVPNIYKATDADFIKATHRLYQNAQYPTALEVGVLPKG; translated from the coding sequence ATGCCTGTCGGTTCATCCTTCCGCCGTGCGGCGCTGCCGCTGGCGTTGAGCCTGGTCGTCGCGGCCTGCGCGCAGCAGCCGACCCGCACCACGGCCCCCGAAGCGCCGAAAGCCGCGGCCGCCACGCAGGCACCGGCTGCGGCATCGAGCCCGGAGATGCGCGCCTTCCTTGAGCAGGTGCGCGAACGCAGCGCCTACATCAAGGCGCATTACGGCAAGGCCGAATACGACATCGCCATGCGCGACGGCATCAAGCTGCACACGGTGGTCTACACGCCGAAGGATGCCGGTGCGGGCAAGACCTATCCCATCCTGATGCAGCGCACGCCGTATGCCTGCGGACCCTATGGCGAAGGTGCCTACGAAGACACGCTCGGCCCGACCGCCGATTACGAGAAGGACGGTTTCATCTTCGTCTGCCAGGACGTGCGCGGGAAATACATGTCCGAAGGCGAGTACGTGAACATGCGTCCGGTCGAAGGCAAGGTCAACGACAACACCGACGCGTGGGACACGGTGGACTGGATGGTGAAGAACCTGCCGGGCAACAGCGGCAAGGTCGGCCAGATGGGCATTTCGTATCCCGGCTATTACAGCGCGGTGTCGGCGATCGACACGCACCCCGCGCTGGTGGCGATCTCGCCGCAGGCCCCGATCGCCAACTGGTTCCTCGGCGACGACATGCACCGCAATGGCGCGTTCACGCTCAACATGGCCTACGGTTTCTTCCACGGCATGGGCTTCGGCTATCCGCGTCCCAAGCCGACTGCGGATTCGCCCAGGCGCTACGACTTCGGCACGCCCGACGGCTACGACTACTACCTGCGGCTGGGCGGGCTGTCGAATGCGCCGAAGCGCTTCCGCGAGCCGGTGGCATTCTGGGACGACGTGGTGAACCACCCCAATTACGACGCGTTCTGGCAGGCGCGCGACCTGCCTTCGAAGATGAAGAACGTGCGTGCGGCGGTGATGATCGTCGGCGGCTGGTTCGACACCGAGGACCTGTACGGCCCGCTGCATCTCTACCAGGCCATCGAGAAGAACAATCCCGGCATCCAGAACACCTTGGTGATGGGGCCGTGGACGCATGGCGGCTGGTCGCGCGGCAAGGGCGAGCGGGTGGGCGATGCGGAATTCGGGCGCGAAACCTCGCTGGATTACCGGCCGGTCGAATACGCCTTCTTCAGGCAACACCTGAAGGGTGAGGGCGATGCCAACCTGCCGGAAGCCTGGATGTTCCGTACCGGCGCCAACCAGTGGGAGCGCTACGCCAGCTGGCCGCCGAAGCATCTCGACATGCGCACGCTGTATTTCCAGCCGCAGGGCGGGCTGCGTTTCGATGCCAAGCCGGTGGCGGCGAAGGGCTTCGCCGAATACGTGAGCGATCCCGCCAAGCCGGTGCCGTACACCACCGAGATCATGACCGGCTGGAGCCGCGACTACATCGCCGCCGACCAGCGCTTCGCCGCCTCGCGTCCCGACGTGCTGGTCTACCAGACCGAACCGCTGCCCGAGGACACGACCATCGCCGGGCCGATCAAGGCCAAGCTGTGGGTCTCGACCACCGGCACCGATGCCGACTTCGTGGTCAAGCTGATCGATGTCTACCCGGACGACCTGCCGACCTCGGCGGAAGACCGTGCCGCCGGCCGCAAGCCGCGTGGCGGCCTGCAGCAGCTGGTGCGCGGCGAACCGATGCGTGCGCGCTTCCGCAACAGCTTCGAGAAGCCCGAGCCGATGGTGCCCGGCAGGCCGACCGCGGTGGACTACCAGCTCAACGACGTGCTGCACACCTTCAAGAAGGGCCACCGGATCATGGTGCAGGTGCAGTCGAGCTGGTTCCCCTTCATCGACCGCAACCCGCAGAAATACGTGCCCAACATCTACAAGGCGACCGACGCGGACTTCATCAAGGCCACACACCGGCTCTACCAGAACGCGCAGTACCCGACAGCGTTGGAAGTGGGCGTGCTGCCCAAGGGCTGA